The proteins below come from a single Gimesia alba genomic window:
- a CDS encoding M56 family metallopeptidase, with translation MTSTQFLEMVVSVSVQAAIVIIVAHWLGRLVSSERVQCRLWTICYVVLLTLVVVALLFPHPRLFQPWSAIDSGSATTLVSLELQLGRAMFLIWSTGAVISLLVFLIRAVQVNQFLKTCQLIDPHQMISDQNQNQIPGTSSTPLKQRIRLLTSTRLMTPFCSQFHHPYIVLPEYLLGFDQQQLNFIIRHELEHLKTGHPLQLFLQRLVEAVFWFHPMVWWASQQSALSREFACDEAAIDSPAEIAMYLRTLLTIIEYSASQTDKTPTTLAFSRGKSLTAKRARRLTQIAKNQGASSRKFVSGFTASFCLVTLAVFIGCVWVPVDVLASPRANWSPWPSWTAGTLHDFGFSVHDFEAYNGRMELHELLEHQEPEKNDQESQQDKRG, from the coding sequence ATGACCTCAACTCAATTTCTTGAGATGGTTGTTTCAGTCTCTGTGCAGGCTGCAATTGTGATTATCGTGGCCCATTGGCTGGGGCGACTGGTAAGCAGTGAACGTGTGCAGTGCCGGCTTTGGACGATTTGCTACGTGGTCTTATTGACATTGGTAGTTGTTGCTTTGCTGTTTCCACATCCCCGATTGTTCCAACCCTGGTCTGCAATCGATTCAGGGAGCGCAACGACACTGGTCAGTCTCGAACTTCAATTGGGACGTGCAATGTTTTTGATCTGGTCAACCGGAGCCGTTATCTCTCTATTGGTGTTTTTGATCCGTGCTGTGCAAGTGAATCAATTTCTCAAAACATGTCAGCTGATTGATCCCCATCAAATGATTTCTGATCAGAATCAGAACCAGATACCTGGAACATCAAGCACTCCGTTGAAACAAAGAATCCGGTTGCTGACGAGTACCAGGCTGATGACTCCATTCTGCTCACAATTTCATCATCCTTATATTGTATTGCCCGAGTATTTGCTTGGGTTTGACCAACAACAACTGAACTTCATTATTCGGCATGAATTGGAACATCTCAAAACGGGGCATCCTCTGCAGTTATTTCTTCAGCGTTTAGTGGAGGCAGTCTTCTGGTTTCATCCGATGGTCTGGTGGGCATCGCAGCAGTCTGCTTTGAGCCGAGAATTTGCCTGTGATGAGGCAGCCATCGACTCACCAGCGGAGATCGCCATGTACTTGCGCACGCTGTTAACGATTATTGAATACAGCGCATCACAGACAGATAAAACTCCGACAACACTGGCATTTAGCCGGGGAAAGAGTCTTACGGCGAAACGCGCACGGCGTTTGACACAAATCGCGAAAAATCAAGGTGCGAGCAGTCGAAAATTTGTCTCAGGATTCACGGCATCCTTCTGTCTTGTCACTCTAGCTGTTTTCATTGGATGTGTATGGGTGCCTGTCGATGTGCTAGCCTCGCCTCGTGCAAACTGGTCTCCCTGGCCGAGCTGGACTGCAGGCACGCTGCATGACTTTGGGTTTTCAGTACATGATTTTGAAGCCTATAACGGCCGAATGGAATTACATGAACTGTTAGAACATCAGGAACCAGAAAAAAACGATCAGGAATCGCAGCAAGATAAACGTGGGTGA